TTGACGTGCCGCGCCCTCAGACGCTAGGCGATGATGGCGGGCTTGCTTCGTGCCAGGTCCTCGCGCAACGCCAGCCAGGCCTGGTACAGCGGTGCAAAACCAAACACCGTGAAGGTCAGCACCGCCATGATGCCGCTGAAGAGCCACAGCCCCATGAACAGGCCGATGCCCAGGTGCAGCCCCAGGGTGAGCGCCACCCAGAGCAGGCGCGTCTGCCGCGGCCAGACACACAGCGGGTAGCCAATCTCAATCACCAGCGTGCTCCAGGTGACGAGCTTGGTGAGCAGGGGCACCGAGGCCATCCAGGCGAAGTCGAACTGCCCATACAGCGGCTGCATCAGGGCCTTCCACAGCGCCTCCCCGTCCTGCCATTGCGGGCCCAGCGCCTTCTCGACGCCCGTCGACAGGTACACGAGGCACAGGTGGAGCTGGAGCACGCGCAGCGCCAGCGTCGCCAGGGGCGACGGCGCATCGGACTCGCGCCCCGCCTTCACGTCCAGTGAGAAGGCGCTGCCCACGGGCATGAGGACGCAGTAGGCGAGGCTGATGTGCGCGAAGATCTCCACCCCATAGGCGAACATGCCCCCGCTGTTGATGAGCGTGGTGTGGGTCAGCCAGGCCACGAACGCGGACAGCCGCGTCCGCCATCCGAGCAGCAGCCCCACGAGGCTCAGCACATACAGGACGCCCACCCCATAGACGCACTCATCCGGGGAGAGGCCAAAGCGTTGCACCACGGGCGCCAGCGTGCCGATCCGGGGCAGCCACGGGGCCGACATCGGCTCGGAGATGGCCCACTGGATGAGCCCCTTGCTGCCGAAGAGGGCCAGCACCCCATCCGAGAGCATCCACGTCTGGGCCAGCAGGATCAGCGCCACGCCTATCCGGAAGGCGCCCAGCGGATGGGGCGACGAGGGGGCCAGCGCGAACGAGGCGAGCCGCTGCCCCAGCACCTGGGAGAACGTGTGTCGAAGGGTCATGGGGCCACCGGGGAAAGGGACGCACTGCGGGACGCGGGACGGCGCTCGAGCACGGCCCGGTACTGCTCCTTCCACTCGGGGCGCTCACCGGCGCGGTAGCCCTCCATCGGCGGCAGGGCGAACGCATACACGATGACGGTGACCGAGCGGGCATCCGGGTGGCGCCCGAACATCGCCGCGCCCCAGGAGCGCGCCAGGGAGTCCTGGATGTCCTTCAGGGCAAAGCGGATCAGCATGGAGTGAACCCGCAGGTTCATCTCCTCGTTCCCGGAGGTGAAGTCATCCTGAATGACTTCACCGGAGGCCTTGTGGATCTCGAAGGTGACTTTCGTCTCCGGGGCCACCCCGGGGGCGAAGAAGCTGAAGCGGCTGCTGGTTCCAGTCAACTGGGCATAGGCCTGGACGAACCGTCCGGGAGTGCCCCAGTCCTTGAAAGGTTTCAGGTTGGCGGCGCTACACGCCGCCAGGGCCAGATGAGCCCCGGCGAGGAGCACCGCGACTTGATACTTGAGGGGTACCGGGCTGCGGGGGGAGCTCATGGCTGCTCCAAGTTCCGCACGCCGGCGGGTGGAGGTCTCACCCGCCGGCGCACAGGAAATCAGTTCATTTCAAAGCGGAGGGACTGCCAGCGTGCAGCGATTGTCTTCCTGCGGCGCGCCTTACAGGGCGCCGAGGAAGTTGCCGATCAGCGTGCCGAGGAAGTTGCCGATCAGGTTGCAGCCCACCACGTTGCACTCGGGGAAGTCGTCCCCCGTGGAGACGGGCTCGGTGCCCTCGGCGGTCTTCGAGACGAGGACCACCTCCTCCACCGGAACGGCCTCACTGGACACGGGCGACTGGGCCATCACCGTCGTCGCACCGAACACCGCACAAGCCACCGCCAACGACTTCCAGTTCTTCATCGCGTTCATTGCCTATCCTCCCTGTGGATAAAGGCAAAGCAATGATGGTATTCGTGGGAATGCGCGACAATCGCCCTTATGTCGCGCCGTCTGTCTTCCCCGAACCGCGGCCCCCCAAGGCATGAATCCGTTCGACAACGGATTTGTTTCACTTCTTGCGGCGGCGCGGCTTCGCGGCCTTCGGCGCCGCCGGCGCATACAGGCGCTGGTAGTCCTTCATGCTGCGGCGGATGACTTCCAGAGCCTCGGAGCGGTCATACACCTCGGCGATCTCCACCCGGCGCTTGCCCTCTCCCGGAATCTGCTTGTACGTGAGGAAGTAGTGCTTGAGCCGGTCCACCATGGCGCGCGGGCACTGGGCCACGTGCTGCATCTCGCCGTAGACGAGATCCGACTCCAGCACGGCGAGGATCTTGTCGTCGGCCTCCTCGCCGTCGATCATCCGGAAGCCGCCGATGGGCACCGCGCGCACCAGCAGGTTGCCGCTGGAGATGGACTTCTCGGTCAGCACGCAGATGTCCATCGGATCCCCGTCGCCCTGGATGTCCCTACGGCCGGTGCGGTCCGCGGCGCGCAGGGCCACCTGCTCGCCACAGTACGTCTGCGGAATGAAGCCGTAGAGCGTGGGGCACTGGCTGGAGAACTGCTGCGGCCGGTCCAGCATCAGGATGCCGGTCTCCTTGTCGATTTCATACTTCAGGGCGTCCGTGGGGACGATTTCGATATAGGCCGTGACGACTTCGGGTGCCGATTCGCCAGCGCTGACGCCGTGCCAGGGATGGGCCTGATAAGCCATGGGGGGTGACTTCGGCTTTTTCATGCGCCCCTTCTACCCGCATCCGAAACAGGCTCATACGAACTCGTGCGCGGGAAAGAGCAGGACGCCGGCGATACTGTTGACTCCCATCAGCAGCATCAGGATGCGGTCGAGCCCCACGGCGATCCCCGCCGACGGGGGCATCTGGCCCACGGCGGCCAGGAAGCGCTCGTCCAGCGGGTACACCGTGCGGCCCAGCTCCCGGCGCAGGGCCTGCTCCTCCACGAGCCGGGCCCGCTGCTCCACCGCGTCCGTCAGCTCCGAGAAGCCGTTGGCCAGCTCCAGCCCCTTGGCATACAGCTCCACGCGCTCGGCCACCGCGGGCTCCCCCGGCTTGAGCCGCGACAGGGAGGCCATGGAGGCCGGGTATTCGATGAGGAAGGTGGGCCGCTCGTGGCCCAGCCCCCGCTCCACCTTCTGCAGGAACAGGTGGAAGAAGACGTCGTCGAAGCTCACCGCGTCCCCGGTGCGCACCCCGGCCGCCTCCGCCGCCCGCTTGAGGGAGGGCCCATCCGGACAGGCCCGGAGGTCCACCCCCGTGGCCCGCAGGACGGCGTCCCGCACGGTGAGTCGCTCGTAGGGCAGCCGGGTGAAGAAGGCGGGATCCGCCCCCGGCTCGCCCGGCGCCGCCGAGCGGCCCGCCTCCGCCAGCGCCTGCTCCAGGTCCGCCATGATGGCGTGGTAGTCCGCGTTCGGCCGGTAGAACTCCAGCATCGTGAACTCGGGGTTGTGGGTGGCGGACACTTCGCCGTTCCGGAAGACCTTGCAAATCTGGAAGAGCGGCCCCGGGGCCCCGTCCGCCAGCATGCGCTTCATGGCGTACTCGGGGCTGGTGTGCAGGTAGAGCGTCCGGGCCCGCCCCACGTCCGTCTCGGGGACGAAGGGCACCTCGAAGGCGGTGATGTGGGGCTCCATGCCGGGGGTGGGGACGAGCAGCGGGGTCTCCACCTCGAGGTACCCCTGGCCCCCGAAGAAGCGCCGGAGGGCTGCATACAACATTTGACGGCCGAGGGCCGCCCGCCACTGGACTGGATTGGGCATGAGCGCGGCGGAAGTTACATTGCGCCCCCCATGCTCCCAAGGGTTCCCTGTCTCCTCGCCGTCGCGCTCTGCCTCACCGCCTGTCTCAAGGCGCCCCCCGCGTCCCCGCCGGGGCCCCCCACCGAGGCGCAGCGCCTCGCCACCGACGTGAAGGACCTGGCCGCCCAGGCGCGCGCGCTCCTGGAGATGCAGGACCGGCTCGTCTGGGAGCACTGGACGGAGGGCAAGCCGGTGGACATCGCCGCCACCTACCGGGGCAAGGAGGGGCTCTTCAGCGTGGAGAACATCCGGAAGATCGACCGGCTCCGCCAGCTCACCCAGGACGCGCGCGAGCTGCGCGCCCTCACCGCCCTGCAGTCCCACTTCGCCGGCGAGTACCTCTC
The sequence above is a segment of the Stigmatella aurantiaca genome. Coding sequences within it:
- a CDS encoding inorganic pyrophosphatase: MKKPKSPPMAYQAHPWHGVSAGESAPEVVTAYIEIVPTDALKYEIDKETGILMLDRPQQFSSQCPTLYGFIPQTYCGEQVALRAADRTGRRDIQGDGDPMDICVLTEKSISSGNLLVRAVPIGGFRMIDGEEADDKILAVLESDLVYGEMQHVAQCPRAMVDRLKHYFLTYKQIPGEGKRRVEIAEVYDRSEALEVIRRSMKDYQRLYAPAAPKAAKPRRRKK
- the epmA gene encoding EF-P lysine aminoacylase EpmA; translation: MPNPVQWRAALGRQMLYAALRRFFGGQGYLEVETPLLVPTPGMEPHITAFEVPFVPETDVGRARTLYLHTSPEYAMKRMLADGAPGPLFQICKVFRNGEVSATHNPEFTMLEFYRPNADYHAIMADLEQALAEAGRSAAPGEPGADPAFFTRLPYERLTVRDAVLRATGVDLRACPDGPSLKRAAEAAGVRTGDAVSFDDVFFHLFLQKVERGLGHERPTFLIEYPASMASLSRLKPGEPAVAERVELYAKGLELANGFSELTDAVEQRARLVEEQALRRELGRTVYPLDERFLAAVGQMPPSAGIAVGLDRILMLLMGVNSIAGVLLFPAHEFV